A single window of Rubripirellula lacrimiformis DNA harbors:
- a CDS encoding ATP-binding cassette domain-containing protein: MIELKQVDIHAGDFSLRGLNLSVAPGSYAVLMGQTGQGKTTILESICGLRRVAAGSVWIDGMDVTLWPPARRQIGYVPQDVALFSSMTVGEHLAFALRQRKYSRRAIADRVDSVAQSLGIDSLLDRRPRHLSGGEAQRVALGRAVSFHPAVLLLDEPLSALDEATRTSMQNFLRSLCRDQGTAILHVTHDSQEAASLADHHWDLADGKISQRRPVEPQTPSTNKHH, encoded by the coding sequence TTGATCGAACTGAAACAAGTGGACATTCACGCTGGCGATTTCTCACTACGGGGCTTAAACCTGTCGGTTGCCCCAGGGTCGTACGCCGTGTTGATGGGACAAACCGGACAGGGCAAAACAACCATCTTGGAATCCATTTGTGGGCTCCGCCGAGTCGCTGCGGGATCGGTATGGATCGACGGGATGGACGTCACCCTTTGGCCACCCGCCAGACGGCAGATCGGTTACGTGCCTCAGGACGTGGCATTATTTTCGTCGATGACGGTCGGGGAACATCTGGCATTCGCACTTCGTCAACGAAAGTATTCACGGCGGGCTATCGCGGATCGAGTCGACTCAGTCGCCCAGTCGCTTGGCATTGACTCTCTACTGGATCGGCGGCCACGCCACCTCAGCGGCGGCGAGGCCCAACGCGTCGCACTGGGCCGCGCCGTCTCGTTTCACCCCGCCGTGTTGCTATTGGACGAACCGCTCAGCGCACTCGACGAGGCCACTCGCACGTCGATGCAGAACTTCCTGCGATCACTCTGCCGGGATCAAGGAACCGCAATTCTGCACGTCACCCATGATTCGCAAGAAGCCGCTTCGCTAGCCGACCATCACTGGGACCTTGCCGACGGAAAAATATCGCAGCGAAGGCCAGTTGAACCGCAGACCCCATCGACAAACAAACACCACTGA
- the modA gene encoding molybdate ABC transporter substrate-binding protein: MTKNHQWRTFAAMTGSLALAVFCLVLLAFDSHPTMESDPSDATGRGSLHVYCASSNRPVMDAVLAEYRHRNGTEVTVQYGASQTLISTIAIVADGDLYLPADESYLAKDESKDLIAKSFPLATTRAIAVVRRGNPKQIHSLSDLERKDVVLVQANPETAAVGHVTRLALRGSNHWIPLERSTKAFRTSVTEVANDVRLGTADAGIIFEAMLTTYPELQAIELPELQDAKARLEIGLLVGSKHPEKAIELIEFLQSPDGGQAIYARFGFQVDSSPSPIPDGEPKSQGTP, encoded by the coding sequence GTGACGAAGAATCATCAATGGCGGACATTCGCAGCCATGACGGGATCGCTGGCTCTTGCCGTGTTCTGTCTGGTTCTGTTGGCGTTTGATTCCCATCCAACCATGGAATCCGATCCCAGTGACGCCACTGGGCGTGGCAGTTTGCACGTCTACTGTGCATCGAGCAACCGACCCGTCATGGATGCCGTCTTGGCCGAGTATCGGCACCGAAACGGTACCGAGGTGACGGTCCAGTACGGTGCATCCCAAACGTTGATTTCGACCATCGCCATCGTCGCAGATGGCGATTTGTATTTGCCGGCCGATGAAAGTTACCTTGCGAAAGATGAATCCAAGGATTTGATCGCGAAGTCGTTCCCGCTTGCCACCACCCGCGCCATCGCCGTGGTCCGCCGCGGGAACCCCAAACAGATTCACTCGCTAAGTGACTTAGAGCGCAAAGACGTGGTGTTGGTCCAAGCCAACCCTGAAACCGCTGCGGTGGGGCACGTCACACGATTGGCTCTTCGCGGCTCGAATCATTGGATCCCCTTGGAACGATCCACCAAGGCGTTTCGGACATCCGTGACCGAGGTCGCCAATGACGTTCGACTGGGAACAGCCGACGCGGGGATTATCTTTGAAGCCATGCTGACGACCTATCCAGAACTGCAAGCGATCGAGTTGCCGGAACTGCAAGATGCGAAGGCACGATTGGAAATAGGACTGTTGGTGGGATCCAAGCATCCCGAAAAAGCGATTGAATTGATCGAGTTTCTGCAGTCACCCGATGGCGGACAAGCGATCTACGCCCGTTTTGGTTTTCAGGTCGACTCTAGCCCCAGCCCCATTCCAGACGGCGAACCTAAATCGCAGGGCACGCCATGA
- a CDS encoding secretin N-terminal domain-containing protein, producing the protein MDGNEPQTNLISVRSVAFGTGLCVALCVTTGWSQVPWSLGPQVSAKPIQQSVIPSHLIRPAANLIAADKSPFQATLTTPRIAANPRPSTGAEQTSSDGTGQPTGSETAPLTVAQALQMRGSVTFRKTPLSEVIFLLSDLWHINIVAGEDVSGDVSGSFHDAPLSEVLAAILTSSGYSYRKTGSSLVVLSADQIGVDDPSFASETLRLPPSLREDASTLEAASLLLSERGELKKIGSDLVLVIDAPERIQRVRSLFDSLTPSPAQASAAQSANAPVEPLLIASANTLSGISYFTPQFTEAEEMAESLREALGEGVIVAIFAEENRIMVKGTPADLRLANQIIEQLDKPRQQVRITAMIYDVSLTELEKLGVNWSRDIRALANGRNDLLENVTESVDKFAKFSSDLTTTGATSIGIRTLTGSMEASVFLEALDSTSEAKLLADPSITVGDRRQASIRIVRQIPIVGANPVQNSNAVFTQTEFKEAGVILNVQPRISRDGTIELNVEPEYSVVAEITASGPVIDSRTAQTIVRVGNGQMFVLGGLRQTSIVESQRGIPYLKDIKYVGNLFRSHDTEVRESELIVFLRPEIISPYYNGTAREREAARVSNQQLDDIAHASVCPQTENCKDPYCPNHCRRPRINAGSPGLPMIGGDGLYDSTIDGMMGDSLMVESIVIPQHGVLPPGIDANETFYPLVNPGTNHIPMQGMPTGPSQPYAAPIDDGDQFAPVIVAPQSSL; encoded by the coding sequence ATGGATGGCAACGAACCCCAGACCAACCTGATCAGCGTCCGCTCGGTTGCCTTCGGCACCGGACTGTGCGTGGCGTTGTGCGTCACCACTGGCTGGAGCCAGGTCCCTTGGTCCCTGGGCCCGCAGGTCTCTGCGAAACCGATCCAGCAATCGGTCATTCCCAGCCATCTGATTCGACCGGCCGCGAATTTGATCGCTGCCGACAAGTCGCCTTTCCAAGCCACACTGACGACCCCACGGATCGCAGCCAACCCACGCCCATCGACCGGTGCCGAACAAACGTCATCAGATGGAACGGGGCAACCGACCGGCAGCGAAACAGCGCCCCTGACGGTGGCCCAGGCATTGCAGATGCGCGGCTCGGTGACGTTCCGCAAGACCCCACTTTCCGAAGTGATCTTCCTGCTGAGTGATCTTTGGCACATCAACATCGTGGCCGGCGAAGACGTCTCCGGCGACGTCAGCGGGTCGTTCCATGATGCCCCACTAAGCGAAGTGTTGGCAGCGATTCTGACTTCGTCAGGATACAGCTACCGAAAAACGGGCAGCAGTCTGGTGGTTTTGTCGGCAGACCAAATTGGCGTCGACGATCCTTCCTTTGCTTCGGAAACACTTCGGTTACCGCCCTCACTTCGCGAGGACGCATCGACGCTTGAAGCCGCTAGTTTGCTGCTTAGCGAACGAGGCGAACTTAAGAAGATCGGCTCGGACCTGGTGCTTGTCATCGATGCACCCGAGCGTATCCAACGCGTCCGCAGCCTGTTCGACAGCCTTACACCGTCACCGGCCCAGGCGTCTGCTGCACAATCAGCCAACGCCCCCGTCGAACCCCTGTTGATCGCTTCGGCCAATACTCTATCAGGCATCTCGTACTTCACCCCGCAGTTTACCGAAGCCGAAGAGATGGCAGAGTCGCTTCGCGAAGCGCTTGGCGAAGGAGTGATCGTTGCCATCTTTGCCGAAGAAAATCGCATCATGGTCAAGGGCACCCCCGCCGATTTGCGATTGGCCAATCAGATCATCGAACAACTGGACAAACCACGCCAACAGGTTCGCATCACGGCGATGATCTATGACGTCAGCCTGACCGAACTGGAAAAGCTGGGCGTCAACTGGTCTCGCGACATCCGGGCTCTGGCCAACGGTCGCAACGATCTGCTGGAAAACGTGACCGAATCGGTCGACAAGTTCGCCAAATTTTCTTCGGACCTGACCACAACGGGAGCCACCAGCATCGGCATCCGAACGTTGACCGGCAGCATGGAAGCGAGCGTATTTCTAGAAGCCCTCGATTCAACCTCCGAAGCAAAGCTACTTGCCGACCCATCGATCACCGTCGGTGACCGACGGCAAGCGTCCATTCGAATCGTCCGGCAAATCCCCATTGTCGGTGCCAACCCGGTGCAAAATTCGAACGCGGTCTTCACACAAACCGAATTCAAAGAAGCCGGTGTGATCCTGAATGTCCAACCGCGGATCAGCCGTGATGGAACGATCGAACTGAACGTTGAACCGGAATACAGCGTGGTCGCAGAGATCACGGCATCGGGTCCAGTCATCGATAGCCGAACGGCGCAAACGATTGTTCGCGTGGGCAACGGCCAGATGTTTGTGCTGGGCGGGCTACGTCAAACGTCGATCGTTGAATCGCAGCGTGGCATTCCTTACCTGAAAGACATCAAGTACGTCGGCAATCTGTTCCGCAGCCACGACACCGAAGTTCGCGAAAGTGAACTGATCGTCTTTCTGCGTCCTGAAATCATCTCGCCCTATTACAACGGGACGGCTCGGGAACGCGAAGCCGCTCGGGTATCCAACCAACAGCTGGACGACATCGCACACGCGTCGGTTTGCCCACAAACGGAGAACTGCAAGGACCCGTACTGCCCCAACCATTGCCGACGACCACGGATCAACGCGGGATCACCGGGGCTGCCCATGATCGGCGGCGACGGACTTTACGATTCAACGATCGATGGCATGATGGGCGATTCGCTGATGGTGGAATCCATCGTCATTCCCCAGCACGGTGTTCTGCCGCCGGGGATCGACGCCAACGAAACGTTCTATCCGCTCGTCAACCCTGGCACAAACCATATTCCGATGCAAGGCATGCCGACGGGCCCGTCACAACCTTACGCCGCACCGATCGATGATGGCGACCAATTTGCACCGGTCATTGTGGCCCCGCAAAGTAGCCTTTGA
- a CDS encoding lysophospholipid acyltransferase family protein: MKRLVPWLIGFAVYGLRWTCRVRIHNDPRADIRRRTGRSYVFAQLHSQQVAAGMFGEQGTGAMVSRSADGEMIVPTLRLCGKTPVRGSSGKNRKGGATALHALVKHVQAGWPAVIAVDGPRGPRGVAQKGAGFLAQKTETPVLPVLVVPARRWVFAKTWDRMQVPKPFSMIDIYFGEPITVGPDDDVRRVAETVGHALHALEFKHDPQQRPEPPVNLAVIDTDTDLPAGCNRSDDSPILITDDADQRTAAATRVA, from the coding sequence ATGAAACGCTTGGTCCCTTGGTTGATCGGATTCGCAGTCTACGGACTCCGCTGGACCTGTCGGGTGCGAATTCACAACGATCCGCGGGCCGACATTCGCCGACGGACCGGTCGTTCGTATGTGTTTGCCCAACTGCATTCCCAACAGGTTGCCGCTGGCATGTTTGGCGAGCAGGGGACTGGGGCCATGGTGTCGCGATCCGCCGACGGCGAAATGATCGTTCCGACGCTACGGTTGTGCGGAAAGACCCCGGTTCGTGGCAGCAGCGGCAAAAACCGCAAAGGCGGCGCCACAGCTTTGCACGCATTGGTGAAACACGTGCAAGCCGGATGGCCTGCGGTGATCGCCGTCGATGGCCCGCGGGGCCCGCGTGGGGTGGCCCAGAAAGGAGCCGGGTTCCTGGCTCAAAAAACCGAAACGCCCGTTTTGCCTGTATTGGTCGTCCCCGCACGGCGCTGGGTGTTTGCAAAAACCTGGGATCGCATGCAGGTTCCCAAGCCATTTTCGATGATTGACATCTATTTCGGAGAACCGATCACGGTGGGGCCTGACGACGATGTCCGCCGTGTGGCTGAAACGGTCGGGCATGCCTTGCACGCGTTGGAATTCAAACATGACCCCCAACAGCGTCCTGAACCTCCGGTCAACCTAGCCGTCATCGATACCGATACGGATTTGCCCGCTGGATGCAATCGATCCGACGACAGTCCCATTTTGATCACGGATGACGCTGATCAACGAACGGCTGCGGCGACTCGCGTCGCCTAG
- a CDS encoding DUF389 domain-containing protein has product MSIVFVMGSEQELRFGAPWCQRMANLRQADVHLVVLGEDSKILTEQVNRKAIDYLGIDEKRVSVHSVAREPERVIELATSVGCSQLLMSYQNSDHQWQQAVFEQSIHSTVWIHIGGEGPNQEPTNEENVSVAADPLKSAEMSDAAMRAFAIDLDGDGFSRGMAQRSLGLLAEATIPFEGTLAETNDPSIIATVFEDFGVTDRDLVLVAVHAARDSDPVYRWARKRISAASPYPFALLHDGDSLAETAAARIRKWFASIAPPMQREQRIALADDLVEGSQPNLEFLGLMSASSMLAAFGLMQNSAAVIIGAMLIAPLMTPIMGAGLGLAHGNRPLFQSSLLTIALGFIGALAASMMFGWLFWLFQEPTITDEMWARCKPSPLDFCVGLVGGLAASYARTRTHLSSALAGAAIAAALVPPIATAGLQLAFGQWENTDRGWPVVGPLLLVSINVITIMIGSSFILWARGMRSETKMDMRTRWALRMMALLSTIALLALTWISH; this is encoded by the coding sequence ATGAGTATCGTTTTCGTGATGGGATCCGAACAGGAACTGCGTTTTGGCGCCCCTTGGTGCCAGCGGATGGCCAATCTACGTCAGGCGGATGTGCATCTTGTCGTGCTGGGCGAGGACAGCAAGATTCTGACCGAGCAAGTCAACCGCAAGGCCATCGATTACCTGGGGATTGACGAAAAACGTGTGTCGGTACACAGCGTTGCCCGCGAACCCGAGCGGGTCATCGAATTGGCCACGTCGGTCGGTTGCAGCCAACTTTTGATGTCGTATCAGAACAGCGACCATCAGTGGCAGCAAGCCGTTTTTGAACAGTCGATCCATTCAACGGTTTGGATTCATATTGGTGGCGAAGGGCCGAATCAGGAGCCCACCAACGAAGAAAATGTGTCGGTCGCTGCCGATCCGCTTAAAAGCGCCGAGATGTCCGATGCAGCGATGCGTGCCTTCGCGATCGATCTGGACGGAGACGGGTTTTCACGTGGCATGGCCCAGCGATCATTGGGATTGCTTGCCGAGGCGACGATTCCGTTTGAAGGCACGTTAGCCGAAACCAACGATCCGTCCATCATCGCAACGGTCTTTGAAGATTTCGGTGTGACCGATCGGGACTTGGTGCTAGTGGCGGTTCACGCGGCTCGTGATTCCGATCCGGTGTACCGCTGGGCGCGGAAACGAATTTCGGCCGCCTCGCCTTACCCATTTGCGTTGTTGCACGACGGGGATTCGCTTGCCGAGACCGCAGCCGCAAGGATTCGGAAATGGTTCGCATCGATCGCTCCGCCGATGCAGCGTGAACAACGCATCGCGCTGGCGGATGACTTGGTCGAAGGTTCGCAGCCAAACCTCGAATTCTTGGGGTTGATGTCAGCGTCCTCCATGCTGGCTGCTTTTGGTCTGATGCAGAACTCGGCCGCGGTCATCATCGGGGCGATGTTGATCGCGCCACTGATGACTCCCATCATGGGTGCGGGCTTGGGATTGGCCCATGGGAACCGCCCGCTGTTTCAATCCTCTTTGCTGACGATCGCCCTCGGGTTTATCGGTGCCTTGGCGGCCAGCATGATGTTTGGATGGCTGTTCTGGCTGTTTCAAGAGCCGACGATCACCGACGAAATGTGGGCTCGCTGCAAGCCATCGCCTCTGGATTTTTGCGTGGGGTTGGTGGGCGGATTGGCAGCGTCCTATGCACGCACGCGGACTCACCTTTCATCGGCGTTGGCTGGCGCCGCAATCGCGGCGGCGTTGGTCCCGCCGATTGCCACTGCGGGTCTGCAGTTGGCATTTGGACAGTGGGAAAACACGGATCGCGGCTGGCCGGTCGTCGGCCCACTGTTGTTGGTTTCCATCAACGTGATCACGATCATGATCGGATCGTCGTTCATCTTGTGGGCGCGAGGGATGCGATCGGAAACCAAGATGGATATGCGAACCCGTTGGGCGCTGCGCATGATGGCACTGTTGTCCACCATCGCGCTATTGGCGCTCACCTGGATCTCTCACTAG
- a CDS encoding ABC transporter permease, translating to MTAPSQPTSVVPNNTDRTYPHQPLPLKNRSDVPFYLVTGGLASCFVVLILLLLVADVAFTSLHDFRTAIGKPEILASIRLTLLTCTVSAIASIWVATPLAYVLTRFRFFGRSLVELLADIPLVLPPLVLGLSLLILFHWSIGSGADAWTLESWLRDRVGFPVTHRWPAIILAQFCVACAFAVRMMRATFEQMDPRAEQVAQTLGCNRGQAFFQVALPQASRGMLAATTIAWARSLGEFGPILVFAGATRMRTEVLSTSVYLELSVGELGSAVAVSLLMVGIAVAVLIALRSIGEGMLR from the coding sequence ATGACCGCACCGTCACAGCCGACGTCCGTTGTCCCCAACAACACCGACCGCACTTATCCCCACCAGCCGCTGCCGCTGAAAAATCGATCGGACGTTCCTTTCTATCTGGTCACCGGCGGGTTGGCTTCCTGCTTTGTCGTTTTGATTTTGCTGTTGCTGGTCGCCGACGTCGCCTTCACATCGCTACACGATTTTCGCACAGCGATCGGCAAGCCCGAGATATTAGCATCGATCCGACTGACGTTGTTGACGTGCACCGTCTCGGCAATCGCGTCGATCTGGGTTGCCACTCCGCTGGCCTACGTGCTGACCCGGTTTCGATTTTTTGGACGATCACTGGTCGAACTGTTAGCGGACATTCCGCTGGTGCTACCGCCGCTGGTTTTGGGGCTAAGCCTCCTGATCCTGTTCCATTGGTCGATCGGATCGGGGGCGGATGCTTGGACGCTGGAATCGTGGCTCCGCGACCGGGTTGGTTTTCCGGTCACCCACCGTTGGCCGGCCATCATCCTGGCTCAGTTTTGCGTCGCCTGCGCCTTCGCCGTGCGGATGATGCGAGCCACGTTTGAACAGATGGACCCCCGCGCCGAACAGGTCGCCCAAACCTTGGGATGCAATCGCGGCCAAGCGTTCTTTCAAGTCGCATTGCCCCAGGCCAGTCGCGGCATGTTGGCCGCCACGACCATCGCGTGGGCCAGATCCCTTGGCGAATTTGGCCCCATCTTGGTATTCGCCGGGGCAACCAGAATGCGAACCGAGGTTTTGTCGACCAGCGTCTATTTGGAGCTGAGTGTCGGTGAACTCGGATCCGCCGTCGCGGTGTCACTGTTGATGGTCGGGATTGCGGTGGCGGTGTTGATCGCACTGCGATCGATCGGCGAAGGGATGCTACGTTGA
- a CDS encoding redoxin domain-containing protein — translation MLARHLLILTAFACFSVPPTTGAAPVTGAEPNKSVAPDKSVTPDAASKTEKPAPDADTEATDTEATAPDADVTDADVTDADVTDAGHSYHGEAFNEGPRQAAHRIAGIPAVDFPTSSESGSAQEFFEQGVGQLHGFWYLEAERSFRQAVSEDPDMAMGYWGLAMANINNATRARGFIDKAMERREKHTDRRERLYIEALDRWTPKTVDDDAKKPTSDEKKDAKRKRTERYIADLEGILHEFPHDVEARAFLVLALWMGDRDGVKLASRYAVDALLGQIFDANPMHPAHHYRIHLWDSKRPENALESAAKCGPSGPGIAHLWHMPGHIYSKLKRYNDAAWQQEASARVDHAQMIQNRLMPDQIHNFAHNNEWLVRNLLHVGRVDDALDLARNLVSLPRHPKYNSLAKGGSYKYGRQRLLQTLTQYGLWDDLLGEAGGMFLVPTDDAKEQEEWMGWLAVAQFQADNGKPSEGARIHRSLQRRKLALQGQLLDLAEPQKTDDADSKEQDDAPESPSRDEIKKHLDGIKKVIARVAAASAARRKDLDAFRRNAKIAKLDAVIEAQWLAQAGDLDEALQAARKAAKSGKGEVRPQAVLVDLAWKIGDKEQALREFEKLRSLAAVADLTTPLLAKLQPVADAAKIEGDWRIAAEPADDLGQRPPLDTLGPFRWRPYASESWGAKMADGTLVAGDQYDGKPHIMIFYLGFGCLHCIEQLHTFQPRMKEFQDMGIDVVALSTESIDELKTGLESFDQEMSIPLMSDSDQHIFRSFRCWDDFEDQPLHGTFLIDCQGKVRWQDIGYEPFNDVDFLLKESKRLLNLP, via the coding sequence ATGCTCGCTCGCCACCTATTGATTCTGACCGCGTTTGCTTGTTTTTCTGTGCCGCCCACCACCGGCGCGGCCCCCGTGACGGGTGCCGAACCCAACAAGTCTGTCGCACCAGACAAATCCGTCACCCCGGATGCAGCATCCAAAACGGAAAAGCCAGCCCCCGACGCCGACACAGAGGCAACCGACACAGAGGCAACCGCCCCCGATGCCGACGTCACCGATGCCGACGTCACCGATGCCGACGTCACCGATGCGGGCCACAGCTATCACGGCGAAGCGTTCAACGAAGGACCACGGCAAGCGGCGCACCGGATTGCGGGAATCCCGGCGGTCGATTTTCCCACGTCTAGCGAATCGGGATCCGCGCAGGAGTTCTTCGAACAGGGCGTCGGCCAGCTGCACGGTTTCTGGTACTTGGAAGCCGAACGGTCGTTCCGGCAAGCGGTCAGCGAAGATCCGGACATGGCGATGGGATATTGGGGGCTGGCCATGGCCAACATCAACAATGCAACCCGAGCCCGGGGTTTCATCGACAAGGCGATGGAGCGAAGGGAAAAGCACACCGATCGTCGCGAGCGGCTGTACATCGAAGCCTTGGATCGATGGACACCCAAGACCGTCGATGACGACGCCAAGAAACCGACCAGCGATGAAAAGAAAGATGCCAAACGAAAACGGACCGAACGTTACATCGCTGACCTAGAAGGCATCTTGCATGAATTCCCGCACGACGTGGAAGCCAGAGCGTTCTTGGTTTTGGCGTTGTGGATGGGCGACCGTGACGGAGTAAAACTGGCCAGCCGTTACGCCGTGGACGCTTTATTGGGACAGATCTTCGACGCCAACCCCATGCACCCGGCCCATCACTATCGGATCCACCTGTGGGATTCCAAACGTCCCGAGAACGCCTTGGAATCTGCGGCCAAGTGTGGTCCGTCCGGCCCCGGCATCGCGCACCTGTGGCACATGCCCGGACACATCTATTCGAAACTGAAACGATACAACGACGCCGCCTGGCAACAGGAAGCATCCGCTCGCGTGGACCATGCCCAAATGATCCAAAACCGGCTGATGCCTGACCAGATCCATAACTTCGCCCACAACAACGAATGGTTGGTCCGGAATCTGTTGCATGTCGGTCGTGTCGATGACGCGTTGGACCTGGCTCGCAACTTAGTCTCGCTGCCGCGTCACCCCAAATACAACTCGCTGGCCAAAGGCGGCAGCTACAAATACGGGCGTCAACGCTTGCTGCAAACGTTGACCCAATACGGACTGTGGGACGACCTGCTGGGGGAAGCCGGCGGCATGTTCCTGGTCCCCACCGACGACGCCAAAGAACAAGAAGAATGGATGGGATGGCTAGCCGTCGCCCAGTTCCAAGCGGACAATGGCAAACCATCTGAAGGGGCGCGGATCCACCGCTCGCTCCAACGCCGCAAACTAGCACTGCAGGGTCAACTGTTGGACCTGGCGGAACCACAGAAAACCGACGATGCGGATTCCAAGGAACAAGACGATGCACCCGAGTCGCCCAGTCGCGACGAGATCAAGAAACATCTAGACGGGATCAAGAAAGTCATCGCACGCGTTGCCGCGGCATCGGCAGCACGCCGAAAAGACCTTGATGCATTCCGCCGCAACGCCAAGATTGCAAAACTGGATGCCGTGATCGAAGCCCAGTGGCTGGCCCAGGCGGGCGACTTGGACGAAGCCCTGCAAGCGGCTCGCAAAGCCGCCAAGTCCGGCAAAGGCGAAGTCCGCCCGCAAGCGGTGTTGGTCGATCTAGCATGGAAGATCGGCGACAAAGAACAGGCACTTCGCGAATTCGAAAAGCTGCGTTCGTTGGCGGCAGTGGCCGATCTGACCACGCCGCTGCTGGCAAAACTGCAACCGGTTGCCGATGCCGCCAAGATCGAAGGCGACTGGCGAATCGCTGCCGAACCGGCTGATGACTTGGGTCAACGACCGCCGCTGGACACCCTGGGACCGTTTCGTTGGCGACCGTACGCCAGCGAGTCGTGGGGCGCCAAGATGGCGGACGGGACCCTGGTTGCCGGCGACCAGTATGATGGGAAACCACACATCATGATTTTCTATCTGGGATTTGGATGCCTGCACTGCATCGAACAGTTGCACACGTTCCAGCCCCGCATGAAAGAGTTCCAAGACATGGGGATCGATGTGGTTGCGCTCAGCACCGAAAGCATCGACGAACTGAAAACGGGCCTGGAATCGTTCGACCAGGAGATGTCGATCCCGTTGATGTCGGATTCCGACCAGCACATTTTCCGGTCCTTCCGCTGCTGGGACGATTTCGAAGACCAGCCGCTGCACGGTACTTTCCTGATCGACTGTCAGGGCAAAGTTCGCTGGCAAGACATCGGTTATGAACCGTTCAACGACGTCGATTTCTTGCTGAAAGAATCCAAGCGACTGCTGAACCTGCCCTAA